A region of Vibrio chagasii DNA encodes the following proteins:
- a CDS encoding DUF3413 domain-containing protein, with amino-acid sequence MVDSANSYSDRVSRLVGWGHWFAFFNIIAAMLIGTRYITQSAWPETLLGQFYLAASWVGHFGFLVFALYLLVLFPLTFILPSRKLLRLVAVCFATIGLTVLLIDTQTYQNINLHLTPVVWEVLFSGEESAFTSDLQHLFIVMPLIFLLQLGLSEWVWRKQRKLSHKHIGRPITAVFFLCFISSHLTYMWADAYFYNPITSQKANFPLSYPMTAKSFMEKHGLLDREEYLERLEANKGNVNLVSYPLEEIQYNRRSDDLNILMVSVNNLRADALNETSMPNSYAFAQQSINFTNHYSSSNDMFGIFGLFYGLPSSYASSIEAQGASSVLLDVLDNHNYKFAAFSGDNFDDALYSDIIFRGRKIMSEQATFNDHSAIQAWSNWVESPKAKRPWFNFIELTTLDNFASSEAESDSALTTAERFAADYQKSAQAADTQLATIYAELERLDLIDNTVVIITSNHGTEFNETKTNSWGANSNYSRYQLQVPLFISWPGKSASEYTHRSSHLDISVTLMQELLGVSSNPTDFSSGRSLFDERKRKWVLAGDSRELALVTDKQTTVLDKFGNYKLYDQDYQRLKNVSPRLPVLMQGLTELQRFYAKND; translated from the coding sequence ATGGTAGACAGCGCAAACTCATATAGCGATCGTGTATCTCGACTGGTTGGTTGGGGTCACTGGTTTGCATTTTTCAACATCATTGCTGCGATGTTGATTGGTACTCGTTATATCACTCAATCTGCTTGGCCAGAAACCCTGCTGGGTCAATTCTACTTGGCTGCTTCATGGGTTGGTCATTTCGGCTTTTTGGTATTTGCGCTCTATCTATTAGTGCTGTTCCCGCTCACATTTATTCTTCCGTCGAGGAAGTTATTGCGTTTGGTTGCCGTTTGCTTTGCGACCATAGGTTTAACTGTCCTGTTGATTGATACTCAAACGTATCAAAATATAAACCTCCACCTGACGCCTGTCGTGTGGGAGGTTTTATTCAGTGGAGAGGAATCTGCATTTACATCTGATTTGCAGCACCTCTTCATTGTTATGCCGCTTATTTTCTTATTGCAGCTTGGCCTATCTGAATGGGTTTGGCGTAAGCAGCGTAAACTTTCTCATAAACACATCGGCCGTCCAATCACCGCCGTCTTCTTCTTGTGTTTCATCAGTAGCCACCTGACTTACATGTGGGCTGATGCGTACTTCTATAACCCAATTACGAGCCAAAAAGCGAACTTCCCACTGTCTTATCCAATGACAGCGAAAAGCTTTATGGAGAAACATGGTCTGTTAGACCGTGAAGAATATCTAGAGCGCTTAGAAGCGAACAAAGGCAATGTAAACCTTGTTAGCTACCCGCTAGAAGAAATTCAGTACAACCGCCGCAGTGATGATTTGAACATCCTGATGGTGAGTGTGAATAACCTGCGCGCAGATGCTCTTAACGAAACATCAATGCCAAACAGCTACGCATTTGCACAACAGTCGATCAATTTCACCAACCATTACAGTTCTAGCAACGACATGTTTGGTATTTTTGGCTTGTTCTATGGCCTTCCTAGCAGCTACGCAAGCAGTATTGAAGCTCAAGGTGCAAGTTCAGTTCTGTTGGATGTATTAGATAACCACAATTACAAGTTTGCTGCATTCAGCGGTGACAACTTTGACGATGCACTGTACTCGGACATCATCTTCCGAGGCCGTAAAATCATGTCAGAGCAAGCGACGTTTAATGACCACAGTGCAATCCAAGCCTGGTCAAACTGGGTGGAATCACCGAAAGCCAAACGTCCTTGGTTCAACTTTATTGAGCTAACAACACTGGACAACTTTGCAAGCTCAGAAGCAGAATCAGATTCAGCGTTAACAACCGCAGAACGTTTTGCTGCCGATTACCAAAAATCAGCTCAAGCAGCGGACACACAGCTTGCAACCATCTACGCTGAATTGGAACGCTTAGATCTTATCGATAATACGGTAGTTATCATTACCTCTAATCACGGTACTGAGTTTAACGAAACCAAGACTAACAGCTGGGGTGCAAACTCTAACTACAGCCGTTATCAACTGCAGGTTCCTCTGTTTATCAGCTGGCCAGGTAAATCAGCGTCTGAGTACACTCACCGCTCTAGCCACTTAGATATTTCAGTAACACTAATGCAAGAGCTACTGGGTGTATCTTCAAACCCAACTGACTTTAGCAGCGGCCGTAGCTTGTTTGATGAGCGTAAGAGAAAATGGGTTCTTGCGGGTGATTCTCGTGAGTTAGCGCTTGTGACAGATAAGCAAACTACGGTGTTAGATAAGTTTGGTAACTACAAGCTGTACGACCAAGATTACCAACGACTAAAAAATGTAAGCCCTCGCTTACCAGTTCTAATGCAAGGTCTCACTGAATTACAGCGATTCTACGCAAAGAATGATTAA
- a CDS encoding NAD(P)H nitroreductase translates to MDALDLLLNRRSIAKLSDPAPEGVALENIIKAGLRAPDHGALTPWRFVIAQGSGLQKLSDILVRAAEVEESEEAVIEKVKKAPFRAPMVITVIAKVTEHEKVPAIEQHLSAGCAAQAMQMAAVAQGFQGFWRSGKWMFHPEVHQAFGLEGDDEIVGFLYLGTPGCTPMKVPERDFSKFVEFL, encoded by the coding sequence ATGGATGCTTTGGATCTACTGCTCAACCGACGCTCTATCGCAAAACTCTCTGATCCAGCACCTGAAGGTGTCGCGTTAGAAAACATCATCAAAGCTGGCTTACGTGCTCCTGACCACGGTGCACTTACACCATGGCGCTTTGTTATCGCGCAAGGTTCAGGGCTACAGAAGCTATCTGACATCTTGGTTCGTGCTGCTGAAGTGGAAGAAAGCGAAGAAGCGGTGATCGAGAAAGTCAAAAAGGCACCGTTCCGAGCTCCTATGGTGATCACCGTGATTGCGAAAGTCACCGAGCATGAGAAAGTACCAGCGATTGAACAACATCTTTCTGCAGGCTGCGCGGCGCAAGCAATGCAAATGGCCGCAGTCGCTCAAGGTTTCCAAGGTTTTTGGCGTTCAGGTAAATGGATGTTCCACCCAGAAGTTCATCAAGCATTTGGCCTCGAAGGCGACGACGAAATTGTTGGTTTCCTATACCTTGGCACTCCAGGCTGTACACCAATGAAAGTACCAGAGCGTGACTTCTCTAAGTTTGTTGAGTTCTTGTAA
- a CDS encoding histone deacetylase: MIPLIYHPIYSQLPLPEGHRYPINKYQLLHSAVEALMDSDPLWKNMFEVFEPKPVSVEQVKQVHDGDYVDLLVSGSLPAAKMRRIGFPWSEQLIERTLYSSGGTCLAADMAIESGLAIHLSGGYHHAHHDFGSGFCLLNDLVLAAKHALTFEQVDKVLIVDSDVHHGDGTATLCQESDEIITLSFHCDKNFPARKPLSDLDVPLSRETEDGEFLRCFEQVTKLAIAHHQPDLIIYDAGVDIHQDDELGYLNVSTQGIFERDCFMINLAKSESIPMACVVGGGYRTQHQDLVPIHMQLLKAALAADS, translated from the coding sequence ATGATTCCTTTAATTTACCACCCAATTTATTCGCAGCTGCCTTTACCAGAAGGCCATCGTTACCCAATCAACAAATACCAGTTGTTACATAGTGCGGTTGAGGCGCTAATGGATAGCGATCCACTTTGGAAGAATATGTTTGAAGTGTTTGAACCAAAGCCGGTGTCGGTAGAACAAGTCAAACAGGTTCACGACGGTGACTATGTCGATTTGCTTGTTTCTGGGAGTTTGCCAGCGGCGAAGATGAGACGCATTGGTTTTCCGTGGAGCGAACAGTTGATTGAAAGGACGCTCTATTCAAGCGGCGGCACTTGCCTAGCTGCGGATATGGCCATTGAGAGTGGGTTAGCCATTCACTTGAGTGGAGGCTATCACCACGCGCACCATGATTTTGGCAGCGGATTTTGTTTGTTGAATGATCTGGTGTTGGCAGCGAAGCATGCACTTACCTTTGAACAGGTTGATAAGGTGCTGATCGTAGACAGTGACGTACACCATGGCGATGGTACGGCGACACTCTGCCAAGAGAGCGATGAGATTATTACTCTGTCTTTCCACTGCGATAAAAACTTCCCTGCAAGAAAGCCATTATCGGATCTGGATGTGCCATTAAGTCGCGAAACGGAAGATGGAGAGTTTCTGCGTTGTTTTGAGCAAGTGACTAAGCTGGCGATTGCGCATCACCAACCTGATTTGATCATTTATGATGCAGGTGTCGATATCCACCAAGATGACGAGTTGGGTTACTTGAATGTATCGACGCAAGGGATCTTTGAACGAGATTGCTTCATGATTAACTTAGCAAAATCAGAGTCTATTCCAATGGCGTGTGTTGTTGGGGGAGGTTATCGTACCCAGCACCAAGATTTGGTACCGATTCACATGCAGCTTTTGAAAGCAGCACTAGCAGCGGATAGTTGA
- the yejK gene encoding nucleoid-associated protein YejK, with amino-acid sequence MSLHLSNVILHQLSKNDQEELIVNYRAESLENDASSESLVAELHRVFNSKAGKGFGSFKSDSEFQQWLHQLRAGETNFYDFSQKSAQRLKDELSKYPFADEGILVMAEYQSLATDYLFIGLLPSNQSLKVTEGLDISATDYLDISKMDIAARLDLSTYETDKESNRYLTYIKGRVGRKVADFFLDFLQAEVGLDAKLQNQVLMQAVEDFVSDSKLEKEEAISYKKQVADYCNEQLKAGDEVQVRELSGELPASSDGTSFFDYTSEQGYELEDSFPADRATMRKLTKFVGAGGGLNVSFDSLLLGERIFYDPETDTLTIKGTPPNLRDQLTRNKS; translated from the coding sequence ATGAGCCTTCACCTTTCCAACGTAATTTTACACCAGCTGAGCAAGAACGATCAGGAAGAACTGATTGTTAACTATCGTGCTGAATCTCTAGAAAACGATGCTTCTTCTGAAAGCCTAGTTGCTGAACTTCATCGTGTTTTTAACTCAAAAGCAGGCAAAGGGTTTGGTTCTTTCAAATCTGACAGCGAATTCCAACAGTGGTTGCATCAACTTCGTGCTGGTGAGACAAACTTTTACGATTTTTCTCAAAAGAGTGCGCAACGTCTAAAAGACGAGCTTTCAAAATACCCATTTGCTGATGAAGGCATCCTGGTAATGGCTGAATATCAGTCTCTTGCAACTGACTACCTTTTCATTGGTCTACTGCCTTCAAACCAGAGCTTGAAGGTCACAGAAGGGCTAGATATCAGTGCGACTGACTACTTAGATATCTCTAAAATGGACATTGCCGCTCGCTTAGATCTTTCTACTTACGAGACAGACAAAGAGTCAAATCGTTACCTTACGTACATTAAAGGACGTGTTGGTCGTAAAGTGGCTGACTTCTTCTTAGATTTTCTTCAAGCGGAAGTAGGTCTGGATGCAAAACTGCAAAACCAGGTGCTGATGCAAGCGGTAGAAGATTTTGTTTCTGATTCTAAATTAGAGAAAGAGGAAGCGATCAGCTACAAAAAGCAGGTTGCTGATTACTGTAACGAGCAGTTAAAAGCGGGTGATGAGGTTCAAGTGCGTGAACTGTCTGGCGAATTACCAGCAAGCTCAGATGGCACCAGCTTCTTTGACTATACTAGTGAGCAAGGCTACGAGTTAGAAGACAGCTTCCCTGCAGATCGCGCAACTATGCGTAAACTAACAAAATTTGTTGGTGCTGGTGGCGGTTTGAATGTTAGTTTTGATAGTCTGCTTCTAGGCGAGCGTATCTTCTATGATCCGGAGACAGATACACTAACGATTAAAGGCACACCGCCCAACTTACGTGACCAACTGACTCGTAATAAGTCATAG
- a CDS encoding SDR family oxidoreductase codes for MSVIFITGANRGIGLSLAQQYLKDNHTVYATYRDTSSAHELLSLAEHHSNLTCIQLDITDYQATSKLPAQIQRIDILINNAGYYGPKGYGLGNTNVEEWRRVFEVNTIAPLKLVETLLPILEASDVKKIACLSSRVGSMAENTSGGGYIYRSSKAALNSVVKSLSNDLTSNGFTVLALHPGWVQTEMGGPNALIDTNTSASGLIKVIASASTEVSGHFFNFDGSEIDW; via the coding sequence ATGAGCGTTATTTTTATTACTGGAGCAAACCGAGGCATTGGTTTAAGCCTTGCTCAGCAATACCTTAAGGACAATCACACCGTTTACGCTACCTATCGTGATACTTCATCGGCACATGAGTTACTGTCACTCGCAGAACACCACAGCAACTTAACCTGCATTCAACTGGACATCACTGATTATCAAGCCACCAGCAAGCTACCTGCTCAAATACAGCGCATTGATATTCTGATTAACAATGCTGGCTATTACGGTCCTAAAGGTTACGGACTGGGTAACACCAACGTAGAAGAGTGGCGACGCGTTTTTGAGGTCAACACTATTGCGCCATTGAAGCTAGTTGAAACACTTCTTCCTATTCTAGAAGCCAGTGATGTGAAAAAGATCGCTTGTTTATCTTCTCGAGTGGGCAGCATGGCAGAAAATACATCTGGCGGAGGCTACATCTACCGCTCCTCTAAAGCAGCTCTCAACTCGGTTGTTAAAAGTTTAAGCAACGATCTAACCAGCAACGGCTTCACGGTATTGGCACTGCACCCAGGTTGGGTACAGACAGAAATGGGTGGCCCTAATGCCCTTATTGACACAAACACTTCAGCGTCTGGTCTTATTAAAGTCATCGCATCTGCCAGCACTGAAGTAAGTGGTCACTTCTTCAATTTCGATGGTAGTGAAATAGACTGGTAG
- a CDS encoding DNA topoisomerase III — MSRLIIAEKPSLGRAIAAALPNPQKKDQGFIKCGNGDVVTWCIGHLLEQVEPDAYDERYKKWNLADLPIVPEQWQLRPRKTSSKQLTVIRKLLKDATQIVHAGDPDREGQLLVDEVIDYCKVSKAKKESMERLLISDLNLPAVKRALSQMRSNRDFIPLSISALARSRADWLYGMNMTRAYTLLGQKAGYQGVLSVGRVQTPVLGLVVRRDEEIENFIPKDYFTLHALIPYQNNGQSFDIRARWKPSEACKPWQDEEGRVLNRKLVENVAQRIANQPATVTESEQKQSKQAAPLPYSLSALQIDASKRFGMSAQQVLDTCQSLYEKHKLITYPRSDSRYLPKEHYSQRESIVDAIANNAKELQSGAQGADLSLKSKAWNDSKVDAHHAIIPTPKKSSVNGLSANEMKIYQQIARQYLMQFYPPAVFADAKLVFDIAGGVFIAKGRQLINPGWKVLMGKTDTEDKGDGTDTVPPLDKGTVLTCREGVIGDKKTEPPKHFTEATLLQAMTGIARFVANKDLKAILKETDGLGTEATRAGILDTLFKRQLLTRQGKSIHSSPAGRGLIHALPEDSTFPDMTAHWEHQLQGMAERNQAYQPFMQALESKIDGLMGRVKTGEVPESLRHLPKVERPAFKRRKGGGTKKSYAKKGTYAKKGASAKKGS; from the coding sequence ATGTCTCGCCTTATTATTGCTGAAAAACCAAGCCTCGGCCGCGCGATCGCCGCTGCACTGCCTAACCCACAGAAGAAAGACCAAGGGTTCATCAAATGTGGTAACGGTGATGTAGTGACTTGGTGTATTGGACACTTATTGGAACAGGTTGAGCCAGACGCTTATGACGAGCGTTACAAGAAATGGAACTTGGCCGATCTTCCTATCGTGCCAGAGCAATGGCAGCTTAGACCACGCAAGACTTCGAGCAAACAGCTCACGGTGATCCGAAAGCTATTGAAGGACGCCACTCAAATTGTCCACGCCGGAGACCCAGATAGAGAAGGGCAGCTTCTGGTTGATGAAGTGATCGATTACTGCAAAGTCTCTAAAGCCAAGAAAGAGTCGATGGAAAGGTTGCTTATCAGCGACTTAAACTTACCTGCTGTAAAGCGTGCGCTCTCTCAAATGCGCAGCAATCGCGATTTTATCCCTCTTTCTATTTCAGCATTGGCCCGCTCTAGAGCCGATTGGCTGTATGGTATGAACATGACTCGCGCTTATACCTTGCTGGGTCAAAAAGCCGGTTACCAAGGCGTACTGTCGGTAGGGCGTGTGCAGACACCAGTACTTGGTTTGGTGGTGAGGCGTGATGAAGAGATCGAAAATTTCATTCCAAAAGATTACTTCACTTTGCATGCCTTGATTCCTTACCAAAATAACGGGCAGAGCTTTGATATTCGTGCTCGCTGGAAACCAAGTGAAGCATGTAAGCCATGGCAAGATGAAGAAGGCCGTGTACTCAATCGAAAGTTGGTTGAAAACGTCGCTCAGCGAATCGCAAACCAACCTGCAACCGTCACAGAGTCAGAGCAAAAGCAAAGTAAACAAGCAGCGCCACTTCCTTACTCTCTGTCTGCCTTGCAGATTGATGCCTCCAAACGTTTTGGCATGAGCGCTCAGCAGGTGTTAGACACTTGTCAGTCTTTATATGAGAAACACAAACTCATTACTTACCCACGTTCTGATAGCCGCTATCTTCCAAAAGAGCACTACTCGCAGCGAGAATCAATTGTTGACGCCATCGCCAATAATGCGAAAGAGCTACAAAGTGGTGCGCAAGGCGCAGATCTTTCACTGAAATCAAAAGCATGGAACGACAGTAAGGTCGATGCTCACCACGCAATCATCCCAACCCCGAAGAAATCATCGGTGAATGGTTTGTCTGCGAATGAGATGAAAATCTATCAACAAATTGCTCGCCAATATTTGATGCAGTTCTATCCACCGGCTGTGTTTGCGGACGCTAAGTTAGTGTTTGATATCGCTGGTGGTGTGTTCATCGCGAAAGGGCGTCAGCTTATCAACCCAGGTTGGAAAGTGTTGATGGGTAAAACTGACACCGAAGATAAAGGTGATGGTACTGATACAGTTCCACCGCTAGATAAAGGAACCGTGTTGACCTGCCGTGAAGGTGTCATTGGCGATAAGAAAACCGAACCACCAAAGCATTTCACGGAAGCGACATTGCTTCAAGCGATGACAGGTATCGCGCGTTTTGTCGCGAACAAGGACCTGAAAGCTATTTTGAAAGAGACTGATGGTCTTGGAACAGAGGCGACTCGTGCGGGCATTCTGGATACGCTTTTCAAAAGGCAACTGCTAACGCGCCAAGGTAAGAGTATTCATAGTAGCCCTGCAGGTAGAGGTTTGATTCATGCCCTACCTGAGGATTCGACCTTTCCGGACATGACAGCACACTGGGAACACCAGCTACAGGGCATGGCCGAGCGTAACCAAGCGTATCAACCTTTCATGCAAGCGTTGGAAAGCAAAATTGATGGCCTAATGGGGCGAGTGAAAACAGGGGAAGTGCCGGAATCGCTTCGTCATCTCCCTAAAGTTGAGAGACCCGCTTTTAAACGTCGCAAAGGTGGCGGTACGAAGAAGTCTTATGCCAAGAAAGGTACCTATGCTAAGAAAGGCGCTTCAGCTAAAAAAGGATCTTAA
- a CDS encoding DUF3080 domain-containing protein encodes MNLRLLTNFAQRSPLLLITVVLGGCFGEGPGDLFDDYQTKVARVQDAEELKQDWEFKGLPRKRELLLNVPSVSIGLIDSYQLRQCGLFNLIAERNSVLGKVADEFRNYDYQVALLEGVGKCLSSDELDPEIIELLRGIEQQKLAQFPLHQWNLIYASDAMQSQMRGSQWLRQGIGQQVRQTSDALEHLNHSLNTPLVSGKTTEVQEVLEKSSTLGDLYYSLARASVELDTITEQLTTFDANIICGKQRDTTRFRYLNNVFEQQYIGKVQPYMAQLDGYYQQLAPQLAMFDAQPELHSYYFPIQDTHQAFRASTRRHVEYWQQLFKRCGRKVGR; translated from the coding sequence ATGAATCTTCGCCTTCTTACAAACTTCGCACAACGCTCACCACTGCTTTTAATCACCGTAGTGCTCGGAGGATGTTTTGGGGAAGGCCCTGGAGACTTGTTCGATGACTATCAAACCAAGGTAGCCAGAGTACAAGATGCCGAAGAGCTCAAACAAGACTGGGAGTTTAAGGGGTTACCAAGAAAGCGAGAGCTATTGCTAAACGTCCCCTCTGTTTCTATTGGGCTAATCGACAGCTATCAACTTCGCCAATGTGGACTTTTCAACCTGATTGCTGAGCGTAACTCAGTACTCGGAAAAGTCGCGGACGAATTCCGCAATTACGATTATCAAGTTGCTCTACTCGAGGGCGTAGGCAAGTGCTTATCCAGTGATGAGCTAGACCCAGAAATCATCGAGCTCTTGAGAGGGATCGAGCAACAGAAGCTCGCACAATTTCCACTCCACCAATGGAACCTGATTTATGCTAGTGATGCTATGCAGTCACAGATGCGCGGTAGTCAGTGGCTGCGTCAGGGTATTGGTCAACAAGTAAGACAGACGAGCGACGCCTTGGAGCATCTTAACCATTCGTTAAATACACCACTTGTTTCGGGTAAGACCACAGAGGTGCAAGAGGTGTTAGAGAAGAGCTCTACCCTTGGGGATCTGTATTATTCGCTTGCTCGCGCGTCGGTTGAGCTTGACACCATCACCGAGCAACTTACTACTTTTGATGCCAATATTATCTGCGGAAAACAGCGAGACACCACTAGGTTCCGTTACCTCAACAACGTGTTCGAACAACAATATATTGGTAAGGTACAGCCGTACATGGCGCAACTGGATGGCTACTATCAACAGCTTGCTCCGCAGCTGGCAATGTTTGATGCTCAACCAGAACTGCACAGCTACTACTTCCCCATCCAAGATACGCACCAAGCCTTTCGCGCATCAACTCGTCGCCATGTTGAGTATTGGCAACAGTTGTTTAAGCGTTGTGGACGTAAAGTCGGACGCTAA
- a CDS encoding YejL family protein — protein MPIISKYTDEQVEKILAEVGAVLSKHKASPELSLMIAGNIATNVLNQNVAASQRKGIAEKFAEALISSLEDKKSH, from the coding sequence ATGCCGATTATATCTAAATACACAGATGAACAAGTTGAAAAAATCCTAGCTGAAGTAGGTGCTGTACTATCTAAGCACAAAGCTTCACCAGAACTTTCACTGATGATCGCTGGAAATATCGCAACCAATGTCTTAAATCAGAACGTTGCTGCTTCACAACGCAAAGGAATTGCTGAAAAATTTGCCGAGGCTTTAATTTCTTCTCTTGAAGATAAAAAGTCTCACTAA
- a CDS encoding NADPH-dependent 2,4-dienoyl-CoA reductase, with translation MSAMYPHLLEPLDLGFTQLRNRVLMGSMHTGLEEHKEGLHKLAAFYEERAKGGVGLIVTGGFSPNLRGRLSPFSAEFSKVKHAKAHQVVTEAVHKHGGKIALQLLHAGRYAMHPFAQSASGIKAPIAKFAPSEMSPRQIKKTINAFANSAELAQVAGYDGIEIMGSEGYLINQFICKRTNMRYDEWGGSYEKRMRFPLEIVKSIREAVGKDFIIIFRLSMLDLVEQGSTFEDVVLLAQKLEEAGVTIINTGIGWHEARIPTIATQVPRGAFSWVTEKVKPYVSIPVITCNRINTPEEAERIISSGQADMVSMARPFLADPDFVNKAAQDQAQFINTCIGCNQACLDNVFKGKRASCLVNPRACYETEIVVQPAPATKTIAVVGAGPAGLACATTLAQRGHKVDLLEKNDRIGGQFRLAMQIPGKEEFRETIRYFANQIDASGVNLKLDTEATFEMLLKYDEVVMAAGVEPRKLNIEGIEHENVVDYQTLIREKTPVGEKVAIVGAGGIGVDVATMLTEPTSHSLDDWLHEWGIDKNMEHPGGLYPYPDSFSDKTVWVMQRKAGRVGKGPGKTTGWIHKRTLEKRGVNLLGGVSYNKIDDQGLHISVGKKEQVLDADSVIVCAGQVSVRPFEDMWQEFGGKLHVIGGADYAGELDAVRAIRQGVELAIKL, from the coding sequence ATGTCTGCCATGTACCCACATTTACTTGAACCACTCGATCTTGGATTTACTCAGTTACGAAACCGTGTATTGATGGGATCAATGCACACAGGTTTAGAAGAGCATAAAGAAGGCCTGCATAAACTCGCCGCGTTTTACGAAGAGCGAGCAAAAGGAGGCGTTGGCCTAATTGTTACAGGTGGCTTTTCTCCGAACTTACGTGGCAGATTATCCCCATTTAGTGCTGAATTCAGCAAAGTTAAGCACGCGAAAGCACACCAAGTTGTTACCGAAGCGGTACACAAGCACGGCGGGAAAATTGCGTTGCAGCTACTGCACGCTGGTCGATACGCGATGCACCCATTCGCGCAAAGTGCTTCGGGTATAAAAGCACCAATCGCCAAGTTTGCGCCAAGTGAAATGAGCCCTCGCCAAATCAAAAAGACCATCAATGCCTTTGCCAACAGTGCAGAGCTTGCTCAAGTTGCAGGTTACGACGGCATTGAAATCATGGGCTCTGAAGGCTACTTGATTAACCAATTCATCTGTAAGCGTACCAACATGCGTTACGATGAATGGGGCGGTTCTTATGAGAAGCGTATGCGTTTCCCGCTAGAGATCGTGAAATCGATTCGCGAAGCTGTGGGCAAGGATTTCATCATTATCTTCCGACTGTCGATGCTGGATTTGGTTGAGCAAGGCAGCACCTTTGAAGATGTTGTGTTGCTGGCTCAAAAGCTTGAAGAGGCAGGTGTTACTATTATCAATACTGGTATCGGTTGGCACGAAGCGCGCATTCCGACTATCGCGACACAAGTACCACGTGGCGCGTTCTCTTGGGTTACCGAGAAAGTGAAGCCGTATGTCTCTATTCCAGTGATTACATGTAACCGTATTAATACTCCAGAAGAAGCAGAACGCATTATCAGTTCCGGTCAGGCCGACATGGTTTCTATGGCTCGCCCTTTCTTGGCTGACCCTGATTTCGTTAACAAAGCCGCACAAGACCAAGCTCAGTTCATCAACACCTGTATCGGTTGTAACCAAGCGTGTCTTGATAACGTGTTCAAAGGGAAACGTGCGAGTTGTTTGGTTAACCCACGAGCTTGTTATGAGACTGAAATTGTTGTTCAACCTGCGCCAGCTACCAAGACGATTGCTGTAGTGGGTGCTGGCCCAGCCGGCTTGGCTTGTGCGACAACATTGGCGCAGCGCGGCCACAAGGTAGATTTGCTAGAGAAGAACGATCGTATCGGTGGTCAGTTTAGACTGGCAATGCAAATCCCAGGCAAAGAAGAATTTAGAGAAACGATTCGTTATTTTGCCAACCAAATCGATGCATCGGGTGTCAATCTTAAGCTAGATACTGAAGCCACGTTTGAAATGCTACTTAAGTACGATGAAGTGGTGATGGCGGCAGGTGTAGAGCCAAGAAAACTGAATATCGAAGGCATTGAGCACGAGAACGTGGTCGATTACCAAACCTTAATCCGCGAAAAGACACCAGTAGGCGAAAAGGTCGCTATTGTTGGTGCTGGTGGTATCGGGGTCGATGTGGCAACCATGCTCACCGAGCCAACGTCACACAGTCTAGACGATTGGCTACATGAGTGGGGCATTGATAAGAATATGGAACACCCAGGTGGCCTGTACCCTTACCCGGATTCATTCAGTGACAAAACGGTTTGGGTGATGCAGCGTAAAGCGGGTCGTGTTGGTAAAGGCCCTGGTAAGACTACAGGTTGGATTCACAAACGCACGCTAGAAAAACGTGGTGTGAATTTATTGGGTGGCGTGAGCTACAACAAAATTGATGACCAAGGTCTGCACATCAGCGTTGGTAAAAAAGAGCAGGTACTCGATGCCGATTCGGTTATCGTGTGTGCAGGTCAAGTATCGGTGAGACCGTTTGAAGATATGTGGCAAGAGTTCGGTGGCAAACTGCACGTGATTGGTGGTGCTGATTATGCCGGTGAGCTAGATGCTGTGCGCGCAATCCGTCAAGGTGTTGAGTTAGCGATTAAGTTATAG